CGATGCTGCTGACAGAAGACTTAATCTTTGCCTGAACAAAATCTAATTAAGAGTGggaagtctgtgaatcaccaggtttaccagacctgtacccctggggataaaaatatatgtttataaaaaataaaaaaaaaataaaaataaaagagccggaaaaaaaaaaaaaaaaagagtgggaagtCTGTCTAGCTGTGTGCTCCTCACGCTCCACAGTGCTGAATAACAAAGTAAAAGGGAAACTGTTTATAGATTCCACAGCTTTTTGGATAACTAACCTATCCATACAACACATACTGGGAGCCATTACTTTCGTAATGCATTTTGTTAGCGCTGTGAGAAATACAGAAATCTGTGACTGATAGCCTCTTTCCTCAAGGAAGAGACATTGATCAATGGAAAGAATACACAATTAAACTCAAAACAGGTGGATTCCAGCTCCAAACATGCCACTTCATAGACACAACTATCttatttctaaaacacaaaaaccaCAGCTTCCATACACACGTCACAGCCGTGCCATGTGCTTCACATTTTCATTGTCAAGAATAAAACCAATAAACATTACAAGGAATTTGGCAAAATGCAGACCCTACCGGTGCTAGTTATTAAATATGTTGacgtgaaggaaaggaaaatcagCAGCTCAGTATAGCATTAAATATAGGGAAAGACGGCATGTTGTAGAAGTTTAATCTGAGATTAAATCAGATGCAGAATGATTGATGAATTCACAGAATCTCTAGAATTTATCTTTTTCAGATGCCAGGGTTGGCATTGAAGAAGTGGGCAAATTTTCAGCTGCTACCTGCACTGTGCTTGTGTAAAGGGTCTGTTTATCAATAGCATCCATGTACTCTATTGGTCACTTTTCATCTGAAGGGTCCTGGAGTATCACGATCTTCCCTCTCCTCAGGGCAAGGGGAGGGAATGTGTTCTTCACTTTCAGGACCTAAATTCTTCTCCAAGAAGAGATCATGACTTTGGGCTCCTTACAATTATAAGCTGTTGTCCAAAAGTGGTCCCCAATTTCCTAACAAAAAATTATCAACCTTCACTCATTAGATATTCACAATGTTATATGTGGAAGTTGCTCTGTCAGACTCTGACTACGTATTAACTACTTGgtagggtttttattttaattttttttaaaaattcagaatctgATCAAATCTGGCTCACCTAATGCACCTGAATTTCCTTTATCTGGATACCAATCAGAATATTTTTCCCCTCATTATATTACCAGCCAGTAAAGTCATTCTAAAAAATAAGCCTGAAGGTGTGTCTGTCACCCAATAAGTGATCAAGGATTGATCACTGAACAAAGATGTAACAAGTGggttaaaaattaggaaaacatatAACCTATATACACAGGGTATTTTGctgaactaaatgaaaaatcaGTTAGTAATTATAACGCTGATCATCTGTCTTCGTCACAACataattttcaaagaatcatGGAGAATGgagtatttatttgttctttcttttagatttcaGACACGGAAACAATGAAGGTCAACCAGACAGTCGTGGGAGAATTCATTCTTATTGGCTTCTCCGTGTACCCACATGTGCAGATGTTCCTCTTCCTGGTCTTTCTTGGCCTCTACCTTCTCACCCTCACAGGTAACCTGGCCATCATGGGTCTCACTTGGGTGGACAGATCTCTCCACATCCCCATGTACCTCTTCCTTGGTGCCCTCTCTTTCTCCGAGACCTGCTACACGCTGACCATCATCCCCAAGATGCTGGCAGATCTGCTGACTGGGAACAGAGGCATCTCCGTCATGGGGTGTGGCTTGCAGATGTGTTTCTTCTTGGGACTTGGTGGCACCAATTGCATCATCCTGACCTTGATGGGATATGATCGCTTTCTGGCCATCTGCAACCCTCTCAGATATCCACTGCTTATGACCAACGTGGGGTGTGGACGACTTGTGGCCTCTGCTTGGGCTGGAGGCTTCCTTATCTCTCTGATAGAGACTGCGCTGATATTCAGGGGCTCCTTCTGCAGCCCCAACCTTGTCAGACATTTCTTCTGCCACATGCGAGCAGTGGTGAGGCTGTCCTGTCTAGACAGCGACCTCACAGGGTCCGTTGTGACAGTGATCTCCGTGACTGGCCTGATAGGCACGTTCCTGCTCATCATCATCACTTACATGTTCATTCTTTCCACTGTCTTCAGGATCCCGTCAGCCGAGGGCAAGCAGAAGGCCTTCTCTACCTGTGCCTCACATCTCACAGTGGTCCTTGTCCACTTTGGGTTTGCAGCCATTGTCTATCTGAAGCCAGAAGCTTCAGGAGGGGACGACACGCTCATGGCCGTCCCTTACACGGTCATTACCCCTTTCCTCAGTCCTCTAATTTTCAGCCTCAGGAATAAGGACATGAAGAATGCCCTAAGAAAGGTGCTTGGAAAGAGGAGATTCTTGAAAAAACAATTTTGGATTAATGCTACGTGAGTGACTGTCCCCTGATGTCAGTACGCATTTATCCTGTGACATCAGGAGAAGCCTGGGGCATTTGCCTTTTTCGAGTTGTCATGGAGGAATCCATAGACTGAGTGCGGGAACTTAAGCATCACAAAGTTTTACTTAGTTTGTTAAGAAAGTTGTTCAACTACTTCTACTTCTACTGGCTCTTGTAAAGACCCTCGGCTTCTGCCAGTCAGCCTTCCACTGATGGATGGGGAAAAGCAAGATTGtagaagggaaaaacaacctttaTGACCACAACACTAAGAGATgcttaaaaatatctaaagatTCAAGAGATGAGGAATTTTTCTTGGAAACACTGTGAGACATTGGACTGTGCCTCCTAGGAGATAAGCCATTTCTAGTAGGTGACACACTATGTAGAAATCATCAACTGTCTCCTTGTGCATATCTGGATTGATACCTCCATTTGTTAAGTCCACTGCCATACTGATgactgaaggattttttttttaacattttatttatttattagagagagagagcaagcatgaaggggaggagaggtagagagagagggagagagcatcccAAGCGGACTCtaaactgagcacagagcctgactcggggctcggtcccatgaccctgagatcatgacctgagacagaatgaagagttggatgcttaaccgactgagccacccaagcacccttgattactgaaggtttttaaaaacactgttcaTGACTGTGTCCTTCCACTGACAGACTCTCACTTCTGACTATGCAGGATATCTTGGAACATTGATCCGCCAAGCAGACAGGACAGCAGAGCCTGCATGTTCTGTGAAATGGATGAGGGCTGGAAATAACCCCCATTTTCTTTAAGATGACCATATTCAAAAGCGAATgttacacacgcacacacgcacacacacatcatgGTACTGAAGGGGCCCACAGTGGCAGGCATTCTGGAATTATTTTGGCAGACATATAACGTGTAATGAAGGAAACCACATGAACACAGCATTACACCTTGATATCACCCAGAAGACTTAGAATTAGAAACATGGTAGAGGTTATACCACACAGGACTAGCAAGGGATCTTATGCACTAGCTGAACACACGAGCCTCGAG
The window above is part of the Mustela nigripes isolate SB6536 chromosome 10, MUSNIG.SB6536, whole genome shotgun sequence genome. Proteins encoded here:
- the LOC132026020 gene encoding LOW QUALITY PROTEIN: olfactory receptor 10X1 (The sequence of the model RefSeq protein was modified relative to this genomic sequence to represent the inferred CDS: substituted 1 base at 1 genomic stop codon) yields the protein MENGVFICSFFXISDTETMKVNQTVVGEFILIGFSVYPHVQMFLFLVFLGLYLLTLTGNLAIMGLTWVDRSLHIPMYLFLGALSFSETCYTLTIIPKMLADLLTGNRGISVMGCGLQMCFFLGLGGTNCIILTLMGYDRFLAICNPLRYPLLMTNVGCGRLVASAWAGGFLISLIETALIFRGSFCSPNLVRHFFCHMRAVVRLSCLDSDLTGSVVTVISVTGLIGTFLLIIITYMFILSTVFRIPSAEGKQKAFSTCASHLTVVLVHFGFAAIVYLKPEASGGDDTLMAVPYTVITPFLSPLIFSLRNKDMKNALRKVLGKRRFLKKQFWINAT